Proteins from one Anopheles nili chromosome 2, idAnoNiliSN_F5_01, whole genome shotgun sequence genomic window:
- the LOC128726586 gene encoding uncharacterized protein LOC128726586 encodes MSQNQQTDEVIETLTEYYDPIAILFSSVNYNTENLTIELRRCGVKYNQLSGLVKEDLRLMGMTNDEAIKEILDELSSLSNQDRLYDSVLCNEFIPEKYSETVLKHSVEHLELMNNMLSLIQLKLQASFPNNVLLEDNVYASQFCLQLCDKISEKIGDIQAECTETKFVKPKNFRQRITLPILLATGAVVVVLVWQNKIHKFW; translated from the exons ATGTctcaaaaccaacaaacagaCGAGGTGATCGAAACGCTCACAGAGTACTATGACCCGATCGCGATTCTTTTCAGTAGTGTTAATTACAATACTGAAAATCTTACTATCGAGCTGCG ACGATGCGGGGTAAAATACAATCAACTCAGCGGGCTGGTGAAGGAGGACTTGCGACTAATGGGCATGACAAACGATGAAGCTATAAAAGAAATTTTGGATGAACTTTCCTCCCTGTCCAATCAAGATAGGCTTTACGATAG TGTACTTTGCAACGAATTTATACCAGAAAAATATTCCGAAACAGTGCTGAAACACAGTGTAGAACACTTGGAGTTAATGAACAACATGCTTTCGCTTATTCAATTGAAGCTACAGGCATCTTTTCCGAATAATGTACTGCTGGAGGATAATGTTTATGCATCTCAGTTTTGTTTACAGCTTTGCGATAAGATTAGCGAAAAAATAGGCGATATTCAAGCTGAATGCACAGAAACAAAATTCGTCAAGCCTAAAAATTTTAGGCAAAGAATAACACTTCCTATATTGTTGGCTACTGGAGCGGTAGTTGTAGTTCTAGTTtggcaaaataaaattcacaAGTTTTGGTAA
- the LOC128722218 gene encoding ABC transporter G family member 20, which produces MTAVEVISGYKYYGKANDPNKKIVLNHLNMSVTRGSIYGLLGASGCGKTTLLSCIVGRKFLNDGEISVLGGTPGTTGSGVPGPRIGYMPQDIALVEEFTIKETIYYFGRIYGMSKEKIRERYKLLKHLLELPGDDRYVGNCSGGQQRRVSFAAAMVHEPELLILDEPTVGLDPLLREKIWQYLVETTSTSKMAVIITTHYIEEAKQAGFIGLMRNGILLAEDSPTNILERFSCTSLEEAFLNLCQKHGPSEEADRTTHQTQALRAIVDAQDLKKVIPALATNEQKAKDGGGLFAEKRKPLTSTIKELVSFTTKRRMNALLSKNFLQMIRQPAGMVFLFLYPIFQLVSFYIAVGGNPKGLRLGIVNEELTNIRHCFNESLMTTYYREDYECDLYKVSCRFLEKLNRSVAIQEYYDTYEDAYRDARKGKILGFIHFSENFTESLQDVRDNVRDADDGSFHTSEIKVYLDKSDQQITFFIEKKLLQTYREFAESLMTDCRLPKQLANIPITFETPVYGTFDEEFTDFMAPGVVMTMIFFLATLITATIFITDRLEGVWDRTIVAGITALELLLAHIITQTSIMLLQCIEIILLATFLFDAQNQGSNITVVGLLMLLGFAGMLYGLLISIFCDAHSTANFMATGSFYPMIILCGILWPLEGMPQYLQYIAYCFPFTIPSIAVRNVLTKGWSITNSQVYMGYGAVGVWIISLLLLCLLGLKIKK; this is translated from the exons ATGACTGCGGTGGAAGTGATATCCGGCTACAAATACTACGGCAAGGCGAACGATCCCAACAAAAAGATCGTTCTGAATCACCTCAACATGAGCGTCACCCGGGGATCGAT TTACGGACTCCTGGGTGCCTCTGGTTGTGGCAAAACGACGCTGCTGTCCTGCATCGTGGGGCGAAAGTTTCTCAACGATGGTGAAATTAGCGTACTCGGGGGAACCCCTGGTACGACTGGGTCGGGTGTACCGGGACCCCGCATCGGTTACATGCCACAGGACATCGCGCTCGTGGAAGAGTTCACGATCAAGGAGACGATCTACTACTTCGGTCGGATATACGGCATGTCGAAGGAGAAGATCCGTGAGCGCTACAAACTGCTCAAGCATCTGCTCGAGCTTCCCGGTGATGATCG GTACGTTGGCAACTGCAGCGGTGGCCAGCAGCGGCGCGTATCCTTCGCTGCCGCCATGGTACACGAACCGGAGCTGCTCATACTGGACGAACCGACCGTCGGTCTGGATCCGCTGTTGCGCGAGAAGATTTGGCAGTACCTGGTCGAGACGACGAGTACAAGCAAAATGGCTGTGATTATAACGACGCATTACATCGAGGAGGCAAAGCAGGCAGGATTC ATCGGCCTGATGCGGAACGGCATTCTGCTCGCGGAGGACTCCCCGACCAACATACTGGAGCGGTTCTCTTGCACCTCGCTCGAGGAGGCCTTTCTCAATCTCTGCCAGAAGCATGGCCCCTCAGAGGAGGCTGATCGTACGACACACCAAACGCAAGCACTCCGGGCGATCGTCGACGCGCAAGACCTCAAGAAGGTGATACCGGCGTTGGCGACCAACGAGCAGAAGGCGAAGGACGGTGGAGGACTGTTTGCTGAGAAGCGGAAACCGCTTACCAGCACGATTAAGGAGCTGGTGAGCTTCACGACCAAGCGCCGCATGAATGCCCTGCTGTCGAAGAACTTCCTCCAGATGATCCGACAACCGGC TGGGATGGTCTTCCTGTTCCTGTACCCGATATTTCAGCTGGTGAGCTTCTACATCGCTGTTGGCGGTAACCCGAAGGGCCTTCGACTCGGCATAGTCAACGAGGAGCTAACCAACATTCGACATTGCTTCAACGAATCGCTCATGACCACCTATTATCGTGAAGACTACGAATGTGATCTATACAAAGTGTCGTGTAGGTTTTTGGAGAAGCTCAACCGTAGCGTGGCGATTCAG GAATATTACGACACGTACGAGGACGCGTACCGCGACGCGCGGAAAGGTAAAATTCTCGGGTTCATCCACTTTTCGGAAAACTTTACCGAGTCCCTGCAGGATGTGCGGGATAACGTGCGCGACGCGGACGACGGTTCATTCCACACGTCCGAAATCAAGGTGTACCTGGACAAGTCGGATCAGCAGATCACGTTCTTCATAGAAAAGAAGCTGCTGCAGACATATCGAGAATTCGCCGAAAGCTTAATGACAGATTGCCGGCTACCAAAGCAGTTGGCCAACATACCGATCACCTTCGAGACTCCCGTTTACGGCACGTTCGACGAAGAGTTTACTGACTTCATGGCACCGGGCGTTGTAATGAC GATGATCTTCTTTTTGGCAACGCTAATTACGGCCACCATTTTCATCACCGATCGATTGGAAGGTGTTTGggatcgaacgatcgttgCTG GAATAACCGCACTGGAGCTTCTGCTGGCGCACATTATCACGCAAACGTCCATCATGCTGCTACAGTGCATAGAAATCATTCTGCTTGCCACGTTTCTTTTCGATGCGCAGAACCAGGGTAGCAATATAACCGTCGTGGGTTTATTGATGCTGCTGGGTTTCGCGGGGATGTTGTATG GCCTTCTTATATCGATCTTCTGCGATGCGCATTCGACAGCCAATTTTATGGCAACCGGTAGCTTCTACCCCATGATCATCCTGTGCG GGATCTTGTGGCCCCTGGAAGGTATGCCGCAGTACCTGCAATACATCGCGTACTGTTTCCCATTCACCATACCGTCGATAGCGGTGCGGAACGTGCTGACAAAAGGATGGAGCATAACGAATTCACAGGTCTACATGGGATATGGAGCCGTTGGTGTGTGGATAATAAGCTTACTGCTGCTCTGCCTGCTTGGGCTGAAGATAAAGAAATGA
- the LOC128726690 gene encoding beta-galactosidase-like: protein MHGRAALLPLVLYLCTLHTVEGVQTQRRFDIDFQNNTFTKDGQPFQFISGSFHYFRALPESWRHILRSMRAAGLNTVMTYIEWSLHEPMPGQYQWDGIANLEEFIEIAQSENLLVILRPGPYICAERDMGGFPHWLLHKYPAIKLRTYDTAYLREVQNWYNQLMPRIVRHLYGNGGPVIMVSIENEYGSFQACDGQYMQFLKNLTVHFVQDKAVLFTNDGPDLLECGSIPGILPTLDFGITNNPNAFWQKLRKYLPKGPLVNAEYYPGWLTHWMEPTARVDAGMVVNTLRLMLNQKANVNFYMFFGGTNFGFTAGANDVGPGKYSADITSYDYDAPLDEAGDPTPKYFAIRKVLLEYFGDPGVPAPEKLPKMTLDTVWLERRGSILSKHGRTMLSKGMVSSVQPVSFEVLNQHSGFVLYESTLPADLNRDPFTLKVEKLRDRAYVHVDGQFYGILSRETNVDALPLSVGLGSQLQLLVENQGRINYNIPNDFKGILGSVTIDAKPLYNWTITSFPLDNFRYLENFLTQQPADGDDLAGAGAQVYYGTFMISNDTIHDTYLYPNEWGKGLVFINGFNLGRYWPLAGPQITLYVPRHILTKGNNHIVMIEYQKNVQHPYVQFVDKPIFT, encoded by the exons ATGCATGGTCGTGCTGcactgctgccgctggtgcTGTATTTGTGCACCTTGCACACGGTAGAAGGAGTACAAACACAG CGAAGATTCGATATCGACTTCCAAAACAACACCTTCACCAAAGATGGGCAGCCTTTCCAGTTTATTTCCGGttcgtttcattactttcGTGCGTTGCCCGAATCCTGGAGGCACATTTTGCGATCTATGAGGGCGGCAGGATTGAACACGGTCATGAC CTACATCGAATGGTCATTGCATGAGCCGATGCCGGGCCAATATCAGTGGGATGGTATAGCGAACTTGGAGGAATTCATAGAAATCGCACAGAGCGAGAATCTGTTGGTTATCTTGCGCCCTGGGCCATACATTTGCGCTGAGCGGGACATGGGAGGTTTCCCGCACTGGCTGCTGCATAAGTATCCCGCAATAAAATTACGGACGTATGATACAG CTTACCTGAGGGAAGTACAGAACTGGTACAACCAGCTGATGCCGCGCATCGTTCGTCATCTTTACGGAAATGGCGGTCCAGTGATAATGGTTTCAATCGAAAATGAATACGGTTCATTCCAAGCATGTGATGGCCAATATATGCAGTTCTTGAAGAATTTGACTG TTCACTTCGTGCAGGATAAAGCAGTGCTGTTCACCAACGATGGACCGGATCTCCTGGAATGTGGATCAATTCCCGGCATACTGCCGACGTTAGATTTTGGAATCA CAAACAATCCGAACGCTTTCTGGCAAAAATTGCGGAAGTACCTGCCCAAGGGACCGTTGGTAAATGCCGAATACTACCCCGGGTGGTTGACGCACTGGATGGAACCGACGGCACGCGTCGATGCCGGCATGGTCGTCAACACGTTGCGGCTGATGCTCAACCAGAAGGCGAACGTTAACTTTTACATGTTTTTCGGTGGAACTAACTTTGGATTTACCGCCGGCGCAAATGATGTCGGACCGGGTAAGTACAGTGCTGACATAACGTCCTACGACTACGATGCGCCACTCGACGAAGCCGGTGATCCGACACCGAAATATTTCGCTATCAGAAAGGTGTTGCTCGAG TATTTTGGCGACCCTGGCGTGCCGGCTCCTGAGAAATTACCCAAAATGACACTCGACACAGTATGGTTGGAACGAAGAGGTTCCATTCTATCAAAGCACGGTCGAACGATGTTATCAAAAGGCATGGTATCTTCCGTACAGCCTGTTTCCTTTGAGGTGCTTAATCAGCACTCAGGATTCGTGCTTTACGAATCGACGTTACCTGCAGATCTGAATCGGGATCCATTTACGCTTAAAGTGGAAAAGCTTCGTGATCGCGCTTATGTGCATGTTGATGGG CAATTTTACGGAATACTTTCTCGTGAAACCAACGTTGATGCTTTGCCATTGAGCGTTGGCTTAGGATCCCAGTTACAACTGCTTGTGGAGAATCAGGGACGCATTAACTACAACATCCCCAATGATTTCAAGGGAATATTAGGTTCAGTCACGATTGACGCGAAGCCATTGTACAACTGGACAATCACTAGTTTCCCTCTCGATAACTTCCGTTATCTAGAGAACTTTTTAACCCAGCAACCAGCCGATGGCGACGATCTAGCTGGTGCCGGCGCACAAGTATATTATGGTACATTTATGATCAGTAACGACACCATTCATGATACCTATTTGTATCCGAATGAGTGGGGAAAAGGATTAGTTTTTATCAACGGATTCAATTTGGGTCGCTACTGGCCGTTGGCTGGCCCTCAGATAACGCTCTATGTCCCCCGGCACATCCTCACGAAAGGAAATAATCATATTGTCATGATCGAGTATCAGAAGAATGTTCAACACCCCTACGTGCAATTTGTTGATAAGCCAATATTCACTTGA
- the LOC128726795 gene encoding beta-galactosidase-like, with protein MDKTKCVLFCLVILLKACTVEMHIFGIDYENNTFVMDGKPFQYVAGSFHYFRAVPESWGQILRSMRAAGLNAVTTYVEWSLHNPQEDVYKWDGIADVERFIELAASEGLYVILRPGPYICAERDMGGFPSWLLHKHPGMLLRTYDNTYLREVRSWYAQLMSRMQRFLVGQGGPIIMVQVENEYGSFYACDHKYLNWLRDETERYVMGNAVLFTNNGPGLEKCGAIEHVLSTLDFGPGSEDEINGYWTKLRETQPKGPLVNAEYYPGWLTHWQEPHMARSDTKVVVESLDFMLRNKINVNIYMFYGGTNYGYTAGANDQGVGGYAADITSYDYDAPLDESGDPTPKYFAIRDTILKYFPAPNVPVPVPTQKMRLPPIPMTRVGSLLDADILRAISVRNITAHQTMTFEELNQASGLVLYEAIIPISIKTDPRKLQVQDVRDRGYVFLGDRFIGVLSRENQINMIALPLDGGQLLRIFIENQGRINFGIANDIKGILGNVYVNSIEIVNWTMYSLPLEDFKPIAEVIHLHRKKHRVVAGEGKLSPMSVSYGLFEIDNQPADTYLDPTGWGKGIIFVNHKLIGRYWPVVGPQVTLYVSKHLLLPGSNLLLIIEYQRDCDSIPSVTFSDTPIFN; from the exons ATGGACAAAACCAAGTGTGTTCTTTTCTGTTTGGTGATCTTGTTAAAAGCGTGCACGGTGGAAATG CATATATTCGGGATCGATTATGAGAACAATACCTTCGTGATGGACGGAAAACCGTTCCAGTATGTAGCAGGCTCGTTTCATTACTTCCGCGCGGTTCCCGAAAGCTGGGGACAAATTTTGCGTTCGATGCGCGCAGCCGGGCTTAATGCAGTTACGAC CTACGTGGAATGGTCTCTGCACAACCCCCAGGAAGACGTGTACAAATGGGATGGAATAGCCGATGTTGAGCGCTTTATAGAACTAGCCGCCAGTGAAGGATTGTACGTGATCTTGCGCCCAGGGCCTTACATTTGCGCCGAGCGGGATATGGGCGGGTTCCCATCGTGGCTACTACACAAGCACCCGGGCATGTTGCTCCGGACCTATGATAACA CATATCTGCGAGAGGTAAGGTCCTGGTACGCTCAGCTGATGTCCCGAATGCAGCGGTTTCTTGTTGGCCAGGGTGGCCCGATCATCATGGTGCAGGTCGAAAATGAGTACGGCTCGTTCTACGCATGTGATCACAAGTATCTTAACTGGTTGCGAGACGAGACTG AGCGCTATGTGATGGGCAACGCGGTGCTATTCACCAACAATGGCcctgggttggaaaaatgtgGTGCCATAGAGCACGTTCTGAGCACTCTTGACTTCGGTCCGGGATCAG AGGACGAAATCAACGGCTATTGGACTAAGCTCAGGGAAACGCAACCTAAAGGTCCTTTGGTTAATGCAGAGTATTATCCTGGCTGGCTGACGCACTGGCAGGAGCCCCATATGGCTCGCTCTGACACCAAGGTTGTTGTAGAAAGCCTCGATTTTATGCTACGCAACAAGATCAACGTCAACATCTACATGTTCTATGGTGGCACAAACTATGGCTATACAGCTGGAGCCAACGATCAAGGCGTGGGAGGGTACGCAGCAGATATCACCTCCTACGATTATGACGCTCCGCTGGACGAGTCCGGAGATCCGACGCCAAAATATTTCGCCATTCGTGATACTATCCTGAAGTACTTCCCAGCTCCCAACGTTCCCGTACCAGTACCAA CTCAGAAAATGCGACTTCCACCAATTCCGATGACTCGTGTAGGAAGTCTGCTCGACGCAGATATCCTGAGGGCCATCTCGGTGAGAAACATAACCGCCCACCAAACAATGACCTTTGAGGAGCTAAACCAAGCCTCCGGGTTGGTGCTGTATGAAGCGATCATCCCTATCTCTATCAAGACGGACCCGCGGAAGCTTCAAGTCCAGGATGTGCGTGATCGCGGCTATGTGTTTCTGGGAGATCGCTTCATCGGTGTACTATCTCGCGAAAATCAGATCAATATGATTGCGCTCCCTCTAGATGGTGGCCAATTGTTGCGCATTTTCATCGAGAATCAAGGACGTATTAATTTTGGTATCGCCAACGATATCAAGGGTATTCTGGGAAACGTGTACGTCAATTCCATAGAAATCGTCAATTGGACCATGTACAGCCTTCCTCTGGAGGATTTCAAACCGATTGCCGAAGTAATACACCTTCACCGAAAGAAGCACCGTGTAGTAGCTGGAGAAGGAAAACTATCGCCGATGTCAGTGAGCTACGGACTTTTCGAAATCGACAATCAGCCTGCCGACACTTATCTCGATCCTACAGGCTGGGGTAAAGGGATCATTTTCGTGAATCATAAGCTAATAGGGCGCTACTGGCCGGTAGTCGGGCCGCAAGTAACGCTGTACGTGTCGAAGCATTTATTGTTACCAGGGAGCAACCTACTTTTAATCATAGAATACCAGCGAGATTGCGATTCCATACCTTCGGTGACATTTTCCGACACACCAATTTTCAATTGA
- the LOC128730712 gene encoding 26S proteasome non-ATPase regulatory subunit 6 has protein sequence MPVENLEEQGLEKNPNLMLAQFKFLLSLLEFRHDKALVANLMKDIKAEHMAPWYEQVCAELGWTVDQKLLAEMKETNRKKLEQLDAAIEDAEKNLGEMEVREANLRKSEYLCRIGDKEGAISAFRKTYEKTVSLGHRLDIVFHSIRIGLFYLDHDLITRNIDKAKYLIEEGGDWDRRNRLKVYQGAYCIAIRDFKAAANFFLDTVSTFTSYELMEYSTFVRYTVYVAMISLPRNELRDKVIKGAEIQEVLHQTPDVKEYLFSLYNCQYADFFKHLAAVESVLRNDILFHPHYRYYVREMRILAYTQLLESYRSLTLQYMADAFGVSVEYIDAELSRFISAGRLHCRVDRVGGIVETNRPDSKNWQYQATIKQGDILLNRVQKLSRVINI, from the coding sequence ATGCCTGTGGAAAACCTGGAAGAGCAGGGGTTggagaaaaaccccaaccTGATGCTGGCGCAGTTCAAGTTCCTGCTCAGCTTACTGGAATTTCGCCACGACAAGGCGCTCGTCGCAAACCTGATGAAAGATATAAAGGCCGAACATATGGCCCCCTGGTACGAGCAGGTATGTGCTGAGCTAGGTTGGACCGTGGATCAAAAATTGCTTGCAGAGATGAAGGAAACAAACCGCAAGAAGCTAGAGCAACTCGACGCGGCCATTGAGGACGCGGAGAAGAATCTCGGCGAGATGGAGGTGCGCGAAGCAAATCTGCGTAAGTCGGAGTATTTGTGCCGTATCGGCGATAAAGAGGGCGCAATTTCAGCGTTCCGCAAGACGTACGAAAAGACCGTCTCGTTGGGTCACCGACTGGATATCGTGTTTCACAGTATCCGCATCGGACTGTTctatcttgatcatgatctCATTACGCGCAACATCGACAAGGCAAAGTATCTGATCGAAGAAGGCGGTGATTGGGATCGCCGCAACCGCTTGAAGGTGTACCAGGGTGCTTATTGCATCGCGATCCGGGATTTCAAGGCGGCGGCTAATTTCTTCCTCGATACCGTCAGCACCTTCACCAGCTACGAGTTGATGGAATACTCAACGTTCGTGCGGTACACGGTCTACGTTGCAATGATTAGCCTGCCACGAAACGAGCTGCGCGACAAGGTCATCAAGGGAGCCGAAATTCAGGAGGTGCTCCATCAGACGCCTGATGTGAAAGAGTATCTTTTTTCGTTGTACAACTGCCAGTACGCGGACTTCTTCAAGCACTTGGCTGCGGTTGAGTCGGTGCTTCGTAACGACATCCTGTTCCATCCTCATTACCGTTACTATGTGCGTGAAATGCGTATTTTAGCGTACACGCAGCTACTGGAATCGTACCGTTCGTTGACCTTGCAGTACATGGCCGATGCGTTCGGGGTGAGTGTGGAATACATCGACGCTGAGCTATCGCGTTTCATTTCGGCTGGACGGCTACACTGTCGAGTGGATCGAGTCGGTGGGATTGTAgaaaccaaccgaccggacAGCAAAAACTGGCAGTATCAAGCCACAATCAAGCAGGGTGATATTTTGCTAAACCGCGTGCAGAAACTTAGCCGAG
- the LOC128720647 gene encoding biorientation of chromosomes in cell division protein 1-like 1: MIEDPHFIDAMVQELKSQGLFDQFRKECLADVDTKPAYQNLRQRVEGTVNKFLVQQEWSDNIRYKNQLRDQLRKNIIDSGFLDTGVERIVDQVVNPKIATIFQPKVEEIVYNYLGIEKPKSSFNGNDQASSRSELLLEDLEAVSPDSDKKSEGSVTPPPQPPPPPPPEPSMEHFEENMEIDESLDESKEQDDFESPAFEPLEVRSPVQSASKVKEEINDSNSSAISGLTSQESLESRQSLDVKADNLLHEVSKEPAKAESCDEQDNQITKDSDFSQEIAPTNDSQLSQVSSNSQLLTTAVPSSSEEFQRPEENERLDITEEAQMPTLFSSSTDKVSSSTEGDDGADVAKKITFDFEKDEYDFVGTVRPSIIACADDSCTNVNRDGDPEEDSMPTTTRVETPTDTPTPTKDSEQPNLTPQDDETSQSEHSLKICEDSFSDEDTKESKSFDEHARDSPSKIKGLSDASSCSMKCDREVTNIPSNPKNDSNDKPQMPDQPADENTKEANCAKTQEKSSKSEIQDDHYQERLKLKSDRRSSDRDSEDGDEKHDPSGPSVPPSNDNIASSEKTITSQETTEKPSEKEKSPVNDPIDSPLLRMELHRRYGSVTPTGENGPIDSSSSGIQSGDDSEKSPETLKSYCKPESIILPVQPVVIDQMLTNTEDSKLKRLLNGDTHTDDATLESLQRQWQWKDEKARKPKYASNLSEARRLMKVRKQMQRKEQKCRDQTLAMAKKYISGNKTFDGQAIEDQGIELEFVCDGKRKSPGPLISSPVPKLEQPIEEEQPIADPELLYFPEDNEEFKIDETRLNYLRSKTEGVTFSKSFKVQHYRTKIFSLTVTTPVQKSAKRPITDTLSSAKPKRNCTSINGLSKTLDLASNGHNAASLALQRQRSIRNRLTEKNTPPSVGTDTRTNVSG; the protein is encoded by the exons ATGATTGAAGATCCGCACTTTATAGACGCCATGGTGCAGGAGTTAAAATCTCAAGGTCTTTTCGATCAATTTCGGAAAGAGTGTTTGGCAGACGTTGATACGAAACCAGCGTATCAAAATCTTCGACAACGTGTCGAAGGAACAGTAAATAAGTTTCTCGTTCAGCAGGAGTGGTCTGATAACATCCGGTATAAGAACCAACTACGGGATCAGCTACGTAAAAATATTATCGA CTCTGGTTTTTTGGATACAGGAGTTGAGCGAATAGTCGATCAAGTGGTGAATCCTAAAATTGctaccattttccagccaaaGGTAGAAGAAATTGTGTACAACTATCTAGGAATTGAGAAGCCAAAATCGTCCTTTAATGGGAATGATCAAGCATCGTCCCGATCTGAACTGTTGCTAGAGGATCTAGAAGCGGTTAGTCCAGATTCAGACAAAAAATCTGAAGGAAGTGTCACACCCCCGccgcaaccaccaccaccaccacctcctgaaCCATCGATGGAgcattttgaagaaaatatgGAAATAGATGAATCACTAGACGAATCAAAGGAACAAGATGATTTCGAGTCCCCCGCTTTCGAACCGCTTGAAGTACGCTCCCCAGTACAAAGTGCAAGCAAGGTGAAGGAAGAAATAAACGATTCCAATTCATCTGCAATCAGCGGATTAACTTCTCAAGAATCGTTAGAAAGTAGACAATCGTTAGACGTCAAAGCAGATAATCTTTTGCACGAAGTTTCCAAAGAACCGGCTAAAGCAGAATCATGTGACGAGCAAGACAATCAAATAACTAAAGATTCTGATTTTAGTCAAGAAATTGCCCCAACAAATGATTCGCAGCTTTCACAGGTGTCTAGCAACAGCCAGCTACTTACAACAGCTGTTCCATCCTCCAGTGAAGAGTTTCAACGTCCGGAGGAAAACGAACGCCTCGACATCACAGAAGAAGCCCAAATGCCAACATTGTTTAGCAGCTCCACAGACAAAGTGTCAAGCTCTACTGAGGGCGATGATGGTGCAGATGTAGCTAAAAAAATAACGTTTGATTTTGAAAAGGACGAGTATGATTTTGTAGGAACAGTACGCCCGTCGATTATTGCCTGTGCCGATGATAGCTGTACCAACGTAAATCGTGATGGCGATCCAGAAG AGGATAGCATGCCGACGACTACGCGTGTAGAAACGCCAAcagacacacccacaccaaccAAAGATTCCGAGCAACCAAACCTTACGCCCCAGGATGATGAAACGTCTCAGTCTGAGCATTCTTTGAAAATTTGCGAAGATTCGTTTAGCGACGAGGATACGAAAGAATCAAAGTCATTCGATGAGCACGCCCGAGATAGTCCTTCGAAAATTAAAGGACTTTCTGATGCAAGCAGTTGTAGCATGAAGTGTGATCGAGAAGTTACAAATATACCGTCAAACCCAAAGAATGATTCCAACGATAAACCCCAAATGCCGGATCAACCAGCAGATGAAAACACTAAGGAGGCTAATTGTGCAAAAACGCAAGAAAAGTCTTCAAAATCTGAAATACAAGACGATCATTATCAAGAGCGTTTGAAGCTCAAGTCCGATCGCCGATCTAGTGATCGTGATTCAGAAGATGGTGATGAAAAGCATGACCCTAGCGGTCCATCTGTTCCTCCATCTAATGATAATATAGCGAGTTCTGAAAAAACGATAACATCGCAAGAAACTACTGAAAAACCatctgaaaaggaaaaatccccaGTGAACGATCCAATCGATTCCCCATTGCTGCGTATGGAACTGCATCGCAGGTATGGGTCTGTAACACCGACCGGCGAGAATGGACCGATTGATTCTTCATCTTCCGGTATCCAGTCAGGCGATGATTCAGAAAAAAGTCCAGAGACATTAAAGTCGTATTGCAAACCAGAATCCATAATTCTTCCGGTACAGCCAGTAGTTATCGATCAAATGTTGACAAATACTGAGGATTCTAAACTAAAGCGCCTACTGAACGGAGATACACACACGGACGATGCCACTTTAGAATCGCTTCAAAGACAATGGCAGTGGAAGGATGAAAAGGCTCGTAAACCGAAATATGCATCCAACCTTTCGGAGGCTCGTCGCCTTATGAAGGTACGAAAGCAGATGCAGCGCAAGGAACAGAAATGCCGCGATCAGACACTCGCAATGGCAAAAAAGTACATTAgcggaaacaaaacattcgatGGACAAGCTATAGAGGATCAGGGCATCGAGCTGGAGTTTGTTTGTGACGGTAAGCGCAAATCGCCTGGTCCATTGATTTCTTCGCCAGTGCCTAAGTTGGAGCAACCCATAGAAGAGGAACAACCGATCGCCGATCCGGAACTGCTCTACTTTCCGGAAGATAATGAAGAGTTTAAGATAGACGAGACACGGCTGAACTATCTACGGTCTAAAACAGAAGGCGTCACGTTCAGCAAAAGCTTCAAGGTGCAGCATTACCGTACGAAAATTTTCTCGCTAACAGTAACTACTCCCGTGCaaaaatcagcaaaacgaCCCATCACGGATACGCTGAGCAGTGCCAAACCCAAACGCAACTGCACCAGCATTAACGGGCTATCCAAAACCCTCGATCTGGCATCCAACGGACATAATGCGGCTAGTTTAGCTCTTCAGAGGCAACGATCTATTAGAAATCGATTGACGGAAAAAAATACTCCTCCATCGGTGGGAACAGATACACGGACGAATGTTTCGGGATGA